The following nucleotide sequence is from Peribacillus sp. ACCC06369.
CAATGAAGCTCTTGAACTTTTTCATGTCGAACGTACTGCAATTAGTTGATGCGATAATGACCCCATTGTCTTCCGTAATGGATATGGTATCCTTCAATAGATTCGTATAGTCTTTTCCGGCGCTGAAAGTAAACTTCTTCGATTTGGCAAAGCTGGGTGGATCGAGGATGACCATTTCAAATTTCAAAGCCTTCTTCACTGCATATTTAAAATACTTAAATACATCCATCACCACGATATTTTGAGCTTCAGGATCTATTCCATTTACACTGAACTGTTCGATCGTCTTTGGTAAGCTGCGATTCGCCAGGTCGACACTAGTTGTTTTAACAGCACCGCCTAAAGCGGCAAACACGGAAAATGCCCCAGTGTAGGAGAACATATTCAAGACGGTTTTCCCTTTTGCGTATTCATCCCGGATTTTCCTTCTGACATCGCGTTGATCAAGGAAGACACCGACCATTGCCCCATCATTCAGGTAAACAGCGAAATTTACTCCATTCTCCTTTACAAGAAGCGGAAATTCCGGTTGTTCACCCATGACAAAATCGTCTTCATCCACGTATTGCCCCTTTGTATCAAAGCGTTTCTTCTGATAAATCGATTTGACTTCAACCGTATCCTGCAATGCCTTAATGATGTAGTCTTTAAAGGAATATATCCCTTTGCTATACCAGCTAATCACATAGTGACCATCATAATGATCAATGATTAAACCGCCAATTCCATCACCTTCCCCATTAAACAAGCGGAAAGCCGTAGTCTCTGTATCTTCAAAAAAAGACTTTCGGAATTCATATGCTGCCTGGATTTTGCCGTTAAAGAAGGTTTGATCGATCTTTTCATTTTCTCTTCGGGTCAATACCCAGCCATAGCCCTTGTTCTGTTTACCATAATATCCTTTTGCTAGAAAACGGTTGTTTTCATCCACCAACCGCACTAAAGATCCCTCTTCCTGAAGGTCATTAAGGTTGGCTATCGACTCTTTAACAATCAAGGGAAAACCCTTGCCGATTTTACTCACGAACTTAGCTTTCACTTTTATATCTATTTCATTTCCCATATATATCATCCTATCTATGCAAATGCTTACCTTCCCATTTTACCCTAATCCCTTTATAAATAAAAACCAGCCTGGTTCCTTAACCAGGCTGGTTTCCCGAAAACTTGATCATGATACTTCTAAATGGAGATCGCCTGGCTTAACTTTGCCCATCATCTTCAATACCCGATGTAAGGCAAGTGTGATTACAGCTGGCAATACCATACCCACTGCCACATAAACCAAGAACGTGTACAGCCCTTGACCAGTTATGATGGCAATCGGGGCAATCATTGAACTTAAACCCATGCCTCCAAGTTCATACGGTACTTGAAAATCGAATGCCAAGGTAGCGATTGGGGCACAAATGATTGCCGCTACAAAAGGCGGGACGACATATAATGGTTTTTTGATTAAGTTAGGAAATTGAACTTTTGGCGTAACGACCATCTGGGCAAGGAACCCACCCATATCATTATCTTTATAAGACATGACAGTGAACCCAACAAACTGAACGGTACATCCGATCAAAGCTGCCGCACTGGAAACGGGATCTAATTGCAAGGCGATTGCCAGTGCAGCGGAAGACGCTGGTGTCATCAATAAAATGCTCCATACCAAGGCGATGACCATGGACCCGATTAAGGGAGAACCCTCGACCGCAGCGGTGGTTTGACTGCTTATCCATGTTAGGAGCGGAGTGGTGACAAGAGCCAGGCCATATCCTGAAACTCCACCGACAAGAACTGCTCCCATTGGGATGGCCATGATGTCCAACTTTGTTTTGCCAATTATACGCTTACCTACATATGTTGCAATTACAGCTGCCAATACAGCACTTAGTGGCTGTCCTGTAACAATCGTGAAGGCACCCTCAGCAGTTCTGTTAATGGCGGCACCGCCAACTG
It contains:
- a CDS encoding class I SAM-dependent rRNA methyltransferase; the encoded protein is MGNEIDIKVKAKFVSKIGKGFPLIVKESIANLNDLQEEGSLVRLVDENNRFLAKGYYGKQNKGYGWVLTRRENEKIDQTFFNGKIQAAYEFRKSFFEDTETTAFRLFNGEGDGIGGLIIDHYDGHYVISWYSKGIYSFKDYIIKALQDTVEVKSIYQKKRFDTKGQYVDEDDFVMGEQPEFPLLVKENGVNFAVYLNDGAMVGVFLDQRDVRRKIRDEYAKGKTVLNMFSYTGAFSVFAALGGAVKTTSVDLANRSLPKTIEQFSVNGIDPEAQNIVVMDVFKYFKYAVKKALKFEMVILDPPSFAKSKKFTFSAGKDYTNLLKDTISITEDNGVIIASTNCSTFDMKKFKSFIDIAFKEMNGKYELMEEFSLPADFKTSTEYKEGNYLKVVFIKKIKG
- a CDS encoding PTS sugar transporter subunit IIC, yielding MYKASTGIANAVLVTLGIGLLFESIGGYLGWEVFLAIGGAAKVLLAPALGAGIAYQLGGNSLIIFSAMASSAVGGAAINRTAEGAFTIVTGQPLSAVLAAVIATYVGKRIIGKTKLDIMAIPMGAVLVGGVSGYGLALVTTPLLTWISSQTTAAVEGSPLIGSMVIALVWSILLMTPASSAALAIALQLDPVSSAAALIGCTVQFVGFTVMSYKDNDMGGFLAQMVVTPKVQFPNLIKKPLYVVPPFVAAIICAPIATLAFDFQVPYELGGMGLSSMIAPIAIITGQGLYTFLVYVAVGMVLPAVITLALHRVLKMMGKVKPGDLHLEVS